The Salminus brasiliensis chromosome 14, fSalBra1.hap2, whole genome shotgun sequence genome contains the following window.
TAATAGGGCAAGAAACAAATCAACAaatcataaaacataaatagaaaatatatagaaaaatataGTACAGAAGTTATTATGCATAGTGGTAATGCTATATAGGGGTTCATTGCAGAATTTGCTGAGAATtaagacaatatatatatacattaatgaTAGAAATTACTACCCATTATGATTTATGACAGAGGGACAGAAATCAGACTGAAGCATTCAAGATTCAAAGAGAAAATCTGATGATCATGTGAGCACTACGGTGGACCTTTGTGGACCACCATGAAACAGTTCTTGCCACGGTACTTGCCACTGGCAAGTATAATCAGCTAGAGATTGAGAATGTGGAATGAAATACATTCAGgctatttataaatatataatgtgaAATCTCCTTGTGTACTCTAAAATGAGACAAAACAGATACACGGCAGGCTGAATAAAACTAAACTCTAAACatccttttgttttgttttttaaacacagCACTCATATAGGTACTTTATGACTAGCACACCTTGTAACTCCCCATAATAAAAAACAggatgtgcaaaaaaaaaaaaactggaaggACATTTCCTCATATTCACAATGGTCACCCTGCACGGGGCTTACAGACGGCCCTTCCTGCTCCGAGAATAAACACAGACCTTCCCTACCCTTACGTCACTGTGTGTCAGACcttcagagaaacacatttTACTGAAATATGCCTCAAATATACTCACaatctaatcctaatcttaaaaTATAACAGAAAATTACAGCTGAGTCTGAAAGGCTGCTGGCCTTCACCCTGTGGGAATACACTGGGATTAAGGAACAACAGTAATGTctctctatttatctgtctatgtTTGCGAAAACAGGCCATTAAAGTGATTCTATGTGTATACAAAGAGGAACTGAACCTGTTCTACAAACACTATACTACAAACTGACACTTTGCTACACCTTCGCTATAATTTACAACATGCGGCACCTATTCAGCAAAACAGTCATAAAGCAGTCATTAACAACCTGTGAGGTCCGGACCAGATCGAGTGCAAGCAGCCAAGCACAAAGTCTGATTATGTTGTTAGACCTGGTGACTTCCCTATATTTACTGTTTACCACAGTCAAATTGAGCtcacacaaatacatgcacattTTTGTGCCCCGGAAATGCTATTCCAGGAATGGTTTTACCACTTCTATTAAAACCTTATCAAAGCAGATCATATTTACAGTTAAACACGGTTCCTGCTAAATTACAAACAAACAGCTGAAGGGAATCAccttcaaaaacacacacagtatacagtAGTACTGGTCAAATTTTTATCACAGCCACGTGATAAATAACAAAACAGTTGGTCCTAGTCTTGAAAATATAAAAGCTACAATAGCAAATATTAGCTAGAATCAATTTAAACAGATTAACTTTTGACCCTGAACCTACATGCACTGTATCTTATTAAAGTAACCTACTGAGAATTGAATCAATTTTCATCAGAATTGAAAGTTACTTTTTAGTTTAACTGAAgtttattatgatttatttttgttaaactGTAAACTCTGTTTGTAAGGTTTACactgtggaggttctttaaccattaaaaaggttcttctcactCACATTACTCATTTACAgtaatagtttatatattttcttaAGAAAATATTTGAAGATTTGTTGAAAGGACTGCACTGAGAGAGTGTGCAGTTATTTtatgaataaatattttaaatatatctccccttatttggtttatttcattaagttattAAGGCTCTTTCAACATTAGGAAGTTCTTAATACCCACATCCATGGGAATCTTTTTTTAGAAACCTAAACATGGCTCTTCCAAGAATCCACCAATCCCAAAACTCATAAGAAGCTCCTAAATCTTTCCTGGCATGGAAGCATTCTAGGAAAACAATTTAATTAACACAAAAACCTTTGAACTGCGTTGTTGAAGCATTAAGAAGAGTCTTCATACCGACTACAAACGTGAATCCTCCTTTCAAAGGATTGTTTTGGAACCTGACTTGTGTTCACTGACTTTCATCACTTAGTCTTGTTGGGTGGTTAACTAAATGTGGTTCACAAAGCCTGACCTGACCGGTAAGAAACAGATGCCAGTGTCAAGGTCAGTGGCTAAGAGAAGGCCGGGCACACAGGACGTGCGCTAGCAGCAGAAGACCCAGATTAGCGCTCTGTGAATCTCTCTAGGTGAGGGTAAAGATTACAGAGCTGTTCTAGTGAATGGCTCTCGCCATGTAAACACTGCATTAGCTCCAGACAAAGTCTTGGAGCTTTAATTGGCTTAGTCTGCTTCTTCCAGCTCAGACAGACGATGCAGACAAGAAAAGTCCAGCGGAGTAGCATCAATGCAGTCTGATCCTGTTTCCTCTTTAAAGTCAAATAAAGTTTATGTGATAAAAACAGTGAAGATGGCATTGGATATCAAAGTTCCCTTTCCTGGTTACGATAAGGAAATAAGTCCTTTTCCTCATCATTATCTTCTATATGGAGCTGGGTGGAGATGCTGCAATGGATGTGCACACTAATAAACCTAAGAAGGTCATTTTACCATCAAGCTTACGGACGCATTCATTTCTTCTACAGTGGGGAGCCCGAATAATGCAATACATGGATAAGCCCATCACAAACAGGTTAGTgtagcatagtggataacaaTACTGCCTTCCCCATGGTAGACCACGGTTTGATTGCCAGGTCAGTCCTTTGGCAAGACTTCTACATTAGCCTACTCATGTTACATGATTCAAATAAAGGTCTGAATGGCATTTCAGTGAAACAGCAGCTCAAGCTTCAAATCAGGGCAACACTTTTCTAGACTGCATTAAAAGCAATGCTCATCCATATTTGTTTTCCAGTAAAACTGTGAGGTTACTGGGAATGGGCTTTGCACATGCAAGAAAATTCACTGCTTTccaatttaatcatttattattataattttactaTTATTCTGcttttatattgttttgaatcaggttttaattacatttgatGCAATTATTTAATACCATAATTCATTTTTGTAATGAAGCCCTTCAATTGCTTTAATGTATgcctttaatatttaaatatcaaaTGAGTCTGATaacagaaatataaatataatgatgtacgagctgtgttctctgaaatgatgactggtgctccatccagtactttcaggatgagttggggagttggtgatgaagtggggtggtgataaatcaatatcctgacctcattatcacaatcagatcctcacagcaatgctgcaaaatctagtagaaaaccttcttcctgTACAGAGTACAGATAGCTACTCCAATAAAAGTAGAACGcatcttgatttcagaggaaacaatgtagtggcagctgtcccaatacttttgtccatttagtgtatttttaaaCAAGGAAATTATGATCAGGACATATTTAGGAAATGATccaaaagaaaaaggaagaatTAGATAAGAAGTGAATGATTGATTGAAGCTGTATATCAGTATCAAAGCCTACTTACCCTCTGTCTGAGGACAGGCATAAACAAAAAAGCTACAAGTGCAGTATCTGAAATAGAACAGTGTTGTGGCTTTAATAACTAGCAAGAAAAATGCACACAAATGGCTGTTATATAGTCacaatactgaataacacaAGGCTTatcttaacccttagaagtgGCCGTTACTGCAGGTGATATAAAAGCATGCTGTAGTTTTATCTAAATAGAGTGTGGTGGGTTGACCCTTGCCTTTCTGTATTTCTTGTACTTCTCTTTCCGCTTcgccttcttctcctcctttgcTCTCTGTTTACTGTCGTTCTCCTCCAAAGGCACATAGTTCTTGGGTAAGAAGGCGAAGTGCACTTCTTTTGCATGCTTCCTTTTGGCCAAGTCCTCACTCTCTCCTGGCCCAGAGTTCTGCACTGGAGGGGCCGTGTCAATTTGTCGCTGATATCCAGCACTGCTGCCAGTCCAGCTTTCATTTAATGTCTCCAGACCAACAAAAAGGCCAATCTGTGGCAGCTGCACATCGAGAACAGACTTAGGCTTCATCGTTTCTTGCAGAGGATGTGTGAAGCTCCTGTGAAGCTTCTTGCCAGATACTGCCTGACTTTTGTTCACGGGGTTGGACTTCTTAGGTGGGAGGGCTTATGGGATCAGCTTTGCATAAACAGTCGTCGCCCCTGCGGATTCCAAAGTGCTTCGGCTGTTTGTAGACTGCTAATCAAATGGGTTAATGGGTCACTATTTCTGTGGTCTCAGACTATGATCACATGCCTTTCAATAATCAACTGTGAATTACTGACAGGAGCCAAtattgtacagtgtacattacTCTGGTGGAGTCCTTCAATACTACTCATTGAACAGGCTCTTTAACCACTGAATTCTGaagttttgttattattttgttgATGCGTATTATTGGACAATAATTACACCGCAAACAGTACAGTATGACTGAAATATTATTACATGTACTATTTAATGCATTAGTTGAGTGTTTTATTGTTCTCTGAAGTATAAACAGTAAGTCTGTGACTGTctagatgtggttttacaagtctatttaccaccctgtcagctacctttaaataaaacacgctgattttaattttatggtgggcttgtaCAAGAAAATAATGAGTTCTGCATTATTTAAGAGTCGTCCgagatagtgctgctgtcctcatTGTTTTCCCTTGCAATGTGATTAGCTAGCTATAGAGATTGCAGCTAGTcggctgggttagcttttagcctaccACCTGCTTACTTCACTAGCTTCCCTGGACTGATACCAACAACAGCGATTCTTCCAGGTGGCTCTTTGTTGATCGGCCGTACCTTTACCTTTCTTTTGAATTAAGAAATTAAGAGATGTTTATTCAACTATGcaaaggtaaatacagtttccattctagggcacctgtAAGCTGTTGGAGATCTCTTTAGTGGGTTCTGTGAAATTGGATTAATATTGGTTTAATATATTTCCCCCAAAATTAAGCCAAATCATTCAGGTCTATATAATATTTCCCAACTGGAAGAgtaatacagtactgtacagtcctGTAAGGTTGTAGGcactttatgtatgtattttgccTGTAAAACAATGTAGAACATtaaaatacttttaaagaaatattaattaaataattagttatattaattatatgttaatagttatattagttatagtaattaaaaatgaatgaattaatatagTTAAAAGCAAGAATTTCTTCTCATCAAAAAAGTAATCCAGACCTTCTGAgctagttagaagaacacaggcgTGGCTCCAGATTTCTCTTTAATGCTCCCAGCCAACATAGATTGGTTCAAACCCACCTGCAGCTCTGCATCTGATTTAACCTAATGAAGGGTTGATTGGCCAAACCAAGTATTGGATGATGACCACAAACCCTTAAACCAAACAGACCCTTAAAATGTCTATGGCCCATCAACAGGCAGAAAGTGTTATTACGAACATCTATTActagagaatagccccaccagtttgtacagaagtccctgtagtcacTGAGTAGTATACCTTAGGGTTTAATAAGCCTGGgagcgttaaggggttaatttcaATAGATAATTGTCTGCCATGTtctcaaatttgcaaccagagtctttGCAGTAGCGAGACTAGCCtgctcatttggtagacccgcaCCCTTCTCCTAGACCAAgcatgtctcagaccgtcttcatttAGCTTTCTCCCTGGATTCCTAGTTTGTCCAATAAGTGTAAGGCTCCAACAGTggctccaacagtaaaagtgaaGCTTATGTAAGTTCCactacagctcagctcctcctTGTAATGAAGAGAAAGGGTGCGATGCAGGTCTTGCAGACGACCGGTCTCTTCCAGCCacggctgtcaatcacttaattttTAAGTGTAGCCGTGCCTTCTTACGACATAGCAGAGTAAGAACTAAAAACTGATTTTTTgggggaaaataaaaaataggccGATGttagcacagggaaaactaACGGCTGGAATGTAGAGGCACTGGATATAGAAAGACaattagaggaggaaaatgagatggaaaatgggctgttttgtcattgaaacatattcACAATGACAGGACTACAATGACTTacttgaataaaatatttttcctttgacttcctttgaaagttaagaaggttttttcattctcctgtaaagataTAGAAATTAAGGACTGTTAaacttcatattcatattttccTTCTGTCTCCCAGTGTACAATGTGTAATGGAGAatactggaatgatggtgatgaaatGTAAACCACAGGGCACAGCTGAGGGGAATTTTTACACAAGAGTCGCTAGATGTCGTCATTGCTGTTGTGTTTGTAACCAGCATGTAGTGTTTCAAAAAGGAAAGTACCCGTCAGACTACCCAGTGTAGCAATAACTTTCTCATGTTTTCCATCgttgtgttttcttttattttcaggtCTACCAATTggactaaaataaaatacagatacCAGCTGATTTATTAATCCATTAGTTCAAAAACAGCAAATGGTGTCCAGCACCTTTAGGCAGTTTCATCATAGAAAACGCCTGTTTCAACTTGTTTGATAATGAGCAGGTTTAGTGTGTCTGCTTGAGTCAGGAAAAATCCTTTCCTGCTGTCTCTTCAGGACTGAAGTTTAATAACCTTGAAAAAGAGGTTCCTCCCTTAAGAAACCAGCACGGTGGCAGTTATGGCGGAACTGACGCCACCGAAAAAGGATAAAATCTCTGGAACATTTTCAGTCATTTGTCAAGCTCCTCCCAACACCTCCACATATGAAGCAGAAGTGAAACGAGATTTAATGAACAGTAATGGAATCAGAGTTAATCATCAAAGTTCCTGAGGTGCCTTTGTAAGTACGAGTTCATTTACTTAAGGGTTTTTAAGGGTTTTCTTAAGATCTTATaatctcatttttctttcttgaTGTCTAGACATGGCTGAGCATGTATCGTTTGACTTGAACAACCTTTATGTTGAAGCTGTTCAGAGAGCCAAGTCTGTACTCAAAAAATTACTTACGTACTTTAGACTAAGAGTATAGCAGCCTAAGCAGTCTTAAGAAATTAGTTACATGAGTCACTACCATTAATGTAGTAAGCAATAAGCCAGTCAAGGCTGTGCATGACAGTGTTTTACTATGATTAAGGGGAGTAAAGCACTCCAAGCAGTGTGAAAATCACTAACACATGGACTTGAGTAGCGTATTGCTTTTAGAAAATGGATACAAAATACAATGCCTTTTCACTTAGACATCAAAAGTCCTTATTACAGAGCTCTGGGCAGAGACTGAAAACTGTGTTATTCTATATTTATGTGGCGAATTTTAAACACCACAGTGCTTTTGACACAGTTCCTTAAATTTctcttgactttttttttctctataaaCTATGAAAGGGCTCCAAATGGTGGTGACACTTTATTTTAAGTGATTCCTTTTAGATAAAATAAACAGTCATCAGACTCTCCTGAATTCAGCTgcactttatttggagagtttaagttcagatctgtagatgttcacctgagaaatcactgatcatctaacaggtctaatacagaccatctcaacATCTTCAACCAGCTGTTTggatgaggttaaggttaggattagggtcaggatgtgGGTTGGGATTGTGTTTTGGGTTGAGGAAAACCTTCGAATTAAGGCCAGGATgagggctagggttaggttttaggttgagaggaaaagttagggttagggtcagagtgagggttagaattaggttttgtcttaaggtttaggttaggattagggccaggatgagggtttgGATTGGCTTTTGGGTTAAGGTTTACATTCGTATTAAGAACAGGatgtgggttaagattagggtttgggttgaggttaaggtcaggattagggctAGGATGAGGGTTTGGATTGGGGTTTGGATTGGGGTTTGGATTGGGTGGTAGCCAGGTAACATTTTGGCTGTTAATAGCCTGGTAAATTTGAAACTGAAAGGATTTACTGGAAGTTACAGCAAGTTGTGTAACCTATGTGACAATCTTAGTTATTTGGTAAACACATGGCTTTGTGCCTACACTGCAGTGGCACTttatgggggaggggggggatgGAAACTAGGACAATTCTAAATTTGTAGgtgccctaaaaatgtattaaccaagCATTTTGGAAAAATTGAGAGTTATGGGGCCAGTGTAAAAACCTTTTACGAGGCCCAAATCACTGGTAGTGCCCCACCACACTGTAAACCTAAACATCCTGCAAGCTAACTGTCTAAAGAATTAAGTGACCTAATAGGCACAGGCTTAAATAACGTCTAATTTAAGATTTAGTTACTGTATTTTTAAGTGATCCACACTGCCATAGCAAGTAAGCTCAATTCAAACAGGTTTAGAACGTAAAATGGATTAAATTAAGATGATTCAACTCAACCTTTTAGGTTCACTTAACTTAACAAATTTGAGTTACtccaaataaaaagaaaatggtaACACTTGGACTTGGATGGTGCATTGTAGACGCCTTGTAGATGCTCAATTAACATTGAACTAAATGTTTATTTAGTGAAACTGAACTCTAGTTTAAGGTTAAAGGTGCAAGCTTAGATTCCatacaaaataattacatttattttgggATATTCAGGTAAATGTGAGTTGAATGttaggtgagcatctacaaggcatctataatggaccactccaagtaaagtgatataAAAATGAAGTTCATAAAGTGCTAAACACTGTATGTTTGTCAGGACCCCACCTAACATCTATGGCATTGTGGGGGACAAAATGCATTAGTAACACATTTAATAATGTAAGGCAGTGAAGAAGAGAATAACAAGGATACGACTCTGGTAGAGACAAAATGTAGACAGCACTAAAGAAAAGAATAGAACCCCCCAGACCCAATTCTAAGACCAGTGTAGCAGGCTTCAGAACAAGAGCCTCCCTAACCAACAATCCCTAAACCCACCCTCTAACTTAGCAACTATTCAGAGCAAAACTCTTTCATGGTATGTATGGGGAATGTATCAGGGCACCTGTCTTACCTGTTTGAATTCCCAGGTGGTATAAGCATGTCCCTTTACAAGCAAAACATGTCCATTGCAAAACAGACAACACTGGATTGCGCAGTAGCAGGACTATCTCTGCAGCCATCTTACTAGAGATTTTCAAATCTTTAGCTCTGCCCACAAAGCTAGGCTCTGACCGTTCTGCTGCATTTATACCTGATAAGGGCCGGTGAGCAGATAGAACTGAGGAATGAGAGAAACATACACGAAATATTACACAATatgttttgctcctgggcttcccctacagtgtagtggagtgtaattcactgttagtccactgctgtaaatacacatcacactttgagcgccccctcatgggcAGCTATACGTGTagatttgttgacaagctgggagatacagaagcagcatctgaaaggaaagaagcatgtggactgaggcagtagagtagtttcatgcagttctggagagagttCCACAGGGCAGTGGCAGCGTTTaggcctggagtggcaatgacagagacgtcACTCTCCCTGTTACACTCACTGGAGCATCAATGtaattttgaagctgctattcgaaggtaaaaatgctacataaggTTGCTTTAAGTTAGGATGCAAATAGATGGTCTAAAAAAGTTcactaaatgtattaattgcaTGAAAATTGTACATAACTGATTGATACAGGTCCAAAGTGAAAATCAACAAACAAGTAACCTTAAGTTAAGTAAGTTAGTATTTCATCAGCTTTATCAGTGCAGTGACCATGTCTTGTTGGTCGTTGTCTATACTGTACACTAACAAACCACCCAGCACAGTAAGCGGTTTACAGAAATTTCCTGACCTCTCAAACAAGCGTGAACAAATGACCAGCTCTGCAGTCCACTTCCTTCTTTCTGGATTGCAACACACACTGTGTGCATGACTTCCTAAAAATAGTTTGGGGAATTCTTGTAAGAGGATTCACTGTTTTTGCTTCTTTTCATTTTGTATTTCACTGATTTCAACATTCACTTTTCTGATGAAACTGACATGCAACCAAGCTGATTGACATACCAGGGGTTAAGATGTTTTGGTCATACTTTATTTTGACGGTTTGAGGCTGAGGGCATTCTCAACTTTGAGGGGTTCGGCTTAgaataaggtttaggtttatgtttagaTTTAATAGAATCTATTAAACTATGTTTAATTTGAAGTTTAGTtacttcaatatatatatttgtgaatGTTAGTTCTCAGTGAATGCATCTACAGTTTAGTTTCTCCAAACTAAtctgttgttttgtttctttttaaaaa
Protein-coding sequences here:
- the LOC140576916 gene encoding required for drug-induced death protein 1, whose protein sequence is MKPKSVLDVQLPQIGLFVGLETLNESWTGSSAGYQRQIDTAPPVQNSGPGESEDLAKRKHAKEVHFAFLPKNYVPLEENDSKQRAKEEKKAKRKEKYKKYRKNVGKALRYSWKCLMFGLQNFTVGYSTPLTAATVLVPEFRAGRSKS